One Benincasa hispida cultivar B227 chromosome 5, ASM972705v1, whole genome shotgun sequence genomic window carries:
- the LOC120078625 gene encoding 5'-methylthioadenosine/S-adenosylhomocysteine nucleosidase, with amino-acid sequence MVLPKEIPSSAEEYLDSQIHSKLPISSILIIIAMQTEALPLVEKFQLSEDQKSVFPKEVPWVRYHGIYRNLQINLIWPGKDSALGVDSVGTISASLVTYASIQALHPDLIINAGTAGAFKAKGASIGDVFLVSECAFHDRRIPIPVFDLYGVGLKQALKTPNLHKELDFKVGKLSTGDSLDMSMQDEASILANDATVKDMEGAAVAYVADMFKVPAIFVKAVTDIVDGEKPTAEEFLQNLATVSAALDQAVTQVIDFISGKCIHEL; translated from the exons ATGGTTCTTCCCAAGGAGATTCCGAGCTCTGCAGAGGAATACTTGGATTCTCAGATTCATAGCAAGCTCCCAATTTCATCTATTCTCATCATAATCG CTATGCAGACCGAAGCGCTTCCTTTGGTTGAGAAGTTTCAGCTTTCCGAAGATCAAAAATCTGT GTTTCCAAAGGAGGTTCCGTGGGTTCGTTATCATGGGATTTATAGAAAtcttcaaatcaatttaatttggcCTGGAAAGGATTCAGCCTTGG GTGTTGATAGTGTGGGCACAATTTCCGCATCGCTTGTAACCTATGCTTCTATCCAAGCATTGCACCCAGACCTGATCATAAATGCAGGCACTGCTGGTGCTTTTAAG GCGAAAGGAGCTAGCATTGGTGATGTGTTTCTGGTATCCGAATGTGCCTTCCATGACAGACGTATACCTATTCCG GTTTTCGATTTATATGGAGTCGGATTGAAGCAAGCACTGAAAACACCCAATCTCCATAAGGAACTCGACTTCAAG GTCGGAAAATTGTCAACTGGTGACTCGCTGGACATGTCTATGCAGGATGAAGCATCGATTTTAGCAAACGATGCCACAGTTAAAGATATGGAG GGAGCAGCAGTAGCCTATGTGGCAGATATGTTCAAAGTTCCAGCAATATTTGTAAAAGCTGTTACCGATATCGTGGATGGCGAAAAACCAACTGCAGAAGAATTCTTGCAGAATTTAGCTACAGTTTCTGCTGCACTGGATCAAGCAGTTACACAAGTTATAGATTTCATCAGTGGAAAGTGCATTCATGAACTTTGA